A segment of the Devriesea agamarum genome:
GGCTGCCGCCAGTCCCGCGAACGCCGCGGCTGCAAGCACTCTGAACATGGGCTATTTCCGCACCTGGGAAGACAAAGCGACCAACCCGGATATGCCTAACCGCATCGGAGAAATTCCCGCTGCCATCGACGTTGCGCTGGTGTTCCCGGACGGCACCCCTGACAACAGTGCTTTCTGGCCGACACTGAAAGACACCTACGTGCCGACATTGCACGGTCGCGGAACCAAGGTTGTGCAGACCACCGGCATTAAAGCCCTGCTGGATGACAAGTTCGCCAACACCGACTCCGGGCACAAGTCGCTGGCCGATCACCTGATGGAAACCATCGTTCTTAAGAGCGGTCTCGACGGGTTGGACGTCGATATGGAGCAGGACCTCACCACCGCCCAGATCGATAAAGCTGCCGGAGTCTTCGGGGCTTTGTCTAAATATCTCGGCCCGAAGTCGGGTACCGGCAAATTCCTGCTCTATGACACGAACCGTGATGGCACGGAGCCCCTGTTCTCGCAGACGGCCTCGCTCTATGACTATGTCTTGGTGCAGTCATATGGACGGTCGGTGTCCTCGCTGCAAGGGACATGGGAGACCTATGCGCCGCGCATTGCGCCGTCTAAGTACCTCATCGGTTTCTCTTACTACGAAGAAAACGGCACGCGGTGGAATGATGTCACGCTTCCGTTTGAGACGAGCCGAGCCGCGAAGTATGCCTCCTGGCAACCGACGGGCCTGAAGAAGGCGGGCATTTTCTCCTATGCGCTCGATCGTGACGGCATCGCTGAGGGTGACAACACCCTGCGCCACACCACCTATCCGTGGTCAAAGAAGCTGAAGGAGCGCATGGTCGCTGCTCGCTAGGCGGCCTTGGATCCCCTCGCAGTGGCCCGGATCGCCCCGCGGCGGCGTTAGATCGGCTCGGGTTGGCTGGGCGGTGGTGTCAGATTGGCCCGAGTTGGCGTTAGGTCGGTTTGGGTTGATTGGATGGCGGTGTCAGATCGGCCCGCAGCGGCCGGGGCCAGGTAGACGGCGATAGGTCGGCGCGCCCCGCGCAGGCGTCGAGCGGGCAGGGTGCTCATATTAGGGCGGTTGACCGAGGAGTGAACACCTCGGTCAACCGCCCTGCATCGTCTGTATACTCTTGCGAGTGAATGAAAATAAATACACCATCGGCGTGGTCGGGGCGTCCGGCTATGCGGGCGGAGAGGTGCTCAGACTGCTGCTCGGGCATCCCCACTTCCACCTCGATGCATTGATCGCGCATTCACGAGCCGGGCAAAACCTGGCCGCGGTCCACCCCCACCTCGCGCCCTGGGGTGAGCGCATCCTTGAACCGTTACACACCGACCGGCTCGCCGAGCTCGACGTGATCGTGCTCGCACTGCCACACGGGGCTTCCGCGCCGATCATCCAAGACCTTCGCCAACGCGAAAGCCACGCACTGATCGTGGACTGTGGAGCGGACTTCCGTCTGCGCGACGCCGACCAGTGGCGACGCTATTACGGCACCGAGCATGCGGGAACCTTCCCCTACGGACTGCCTGAACTGATCCATCACGATGGAACCCGGCAGCGTGATCTGCTACGCGGAGCACGCAGTATCGCCGTGCCTGGCTGCAATGTCACCGCTCTCACCCTCGCGCTCGCCCCGTTGGTTAGGGCTCAGGCCATCGACCCCCAACACCTGGTGGCCGCCCTAGCCGTGGGTTACTCCGGCGCGGGCAAGAAAGCCGCTGACCACCTCCTCGCAGCCGAGGGGCTGGGCGGAGCCACCCCGTATGCCGTGGGCGGCACCCACCGCCACATCCCGGAGATTCTCCAAAACCTTGCGTGTGCGGGAGCCCATGACGCCCACATCACCATGACCCCCATCCTGGTCCCGATGTCCCGCGGAATCCTAGCGACCGTGACCGCACAGCTGATCGACGGCTACCGAGAGGCAGACCTGCGGGAGCTGATGCATGAGGCCTACGCCGACGAACCGTTCGTGCATCTGCTGCCACCAGGTATATGGCCAACCACCAAAGCGGTGCAAGGAAGTAACAACGCGCAGCTCAACCTGGTGTGTGATCAACGCAGTGGAACCGTCACGGTGCTCTCAGCAATCGACAATCTGGTGAAAGGGACCGCCGGTCAAGCCCTGCAAGCTATCCACCTTGCGCTTGGACTCGACGAAACCTGCCACCTCCCGCGCGCGGGCCTTGCCCCCTGAGCGAAAGGAACCTACCCCCATGAGTGTCACCAGCCCCCCAGGATTTCTCGCCGCAGGCCTATCGTGTGGTCTGAAGAAAAATGCAGCCCCAGACCTGGCCCTGGTCGTGAACGAAGGCCCCAGCGATGTTGCCGTCGGGGTCTTTACCCGCAACCGCATCCAGGCGGCCCCAGTGCTGTGGTCGCGCGAAGCTGTCGCCGACCGCCGGGCCCGAGCTGTCGTCCTCAACTCCGGCGGAGCCAATGCCTGCACTGGCT
Coding sequences within it:
- a CDS encoding EndoS/ChiA family endoglycosidase, translated to MSPSTSESSHFRPSRRALIAGASGAIAAAMAGAGLAIATPRPTRPANAELRAAAASPANAAAASTLNMGYFRTWEDKATNPDMPNRIGEIPAAIDVALVFPDGTPDNSAFWPTLKDTYVPTLHGRGTKVVQTTGIKALLDDKFANTDSGHKSLADHLMETIVLKSGLDGLDVDMEQDLTTAQIDKAAGVFGALSKYLGPKSGTGKFLLYDTNRDGTEPLFSQTASLYDYVLVQSYGRSVSSLQGTWETYAPRIAPSKYLIGFSYYEENGTRWNDVTLPFETSRAAKYASWQPTGLKKAGIFSYALDRDGIAEGDNTLRHTTYPWSKKLKERMVAAR
- the argC gene encoding N-acetyl-gamma-glutamyl-phosphate reductase — protein: MNENKYTIGVVGASGYAGGEVLRLLLGHPHFHLDALIAHSRAGQNLAAVHPHLAPWGERILEPLHTDRLAELDVIVLALPHGASAPIIQDLRQRESHALIVDCGADFRLRDADQWRRYYGTEHAGTFPYGLPELIHHDGTRQRDLLRGARSIAVPGCNVTALTLALAPLVRAQAIDPQHLVAALAVGYSGAGKKAADHLLAAEGLGGATPYAVGGTHRHIPEILQNLACAGAHDAHITMTPILVPMSRGILATVTAQLIDGYREADLRELMHEAYADEPFVHLLPPGIWPTTKAVQGSNNAQLNLVCDQRSGTVTVLSAIDNLVKGTAGQALQAIHLALGLDETCHLPRAGLAP